One Panicum virgatum strain AP13 chromosome 9K, P.virgatum_v5, whole genome shotgun sequence genomic region harbors:
- the LOC120651373 gene encoding uncharacterized protein LOC120651373 isoform X2, translating to MGSMISRPRQRAHAPQPPTLPLDDDDLLSEILLRLPRHPACLLRASLVCTRWRRLLRDPGFLRRSRAFHRTPPVLGLFRISQRSGRFVPVGEAPDRVASAAFALPDAASWVLLSCRHGRALLRSRPGWLQLLVWDPITRHRRCVRLSRLGCHVKACNATVLGDPVGVGRREGSFRVAFVFTGNGRASACVYSSETSAWGRLITAEAPCDDVCDKPSALVGDAVYWLLDEGGILELHLGKESLASVEPPPHAQSHYLGNIQLMESEAGVLGLADVKQYSLHLWVREADGDGNANWVLRTAFDLSVFAPPPGMTPRITFVPPIKILGVDEGGDFAFLRTICGIYMLSLDAVAVQLEKVSDAGLMEIVCPCSSFFVAAPSHGEPCRKFAEK from the exons ATGGGAAGCATGATCTCCAGGCCGCGGCAGCGAGCGCACGCGCCGCAGCCGCCAACGCTGCCgctggacgacgacgacctccTCTCCGAGAtccttctccgcctcccgcgGCACCCGGCCTGCCTCCTCCGCGCCTCCCTCGTCTGCACGCGCTGGCGCCGCCTGCTCCGCGACCCGggcttcctccgccgctcccGCGCATTCCACCGAACACCGCCCGTGCTCGGCCTCTTCCGCATCTCCCAGCGCAGTGGCCGATTCGTCCCCGTCGGAGAGGCCCCGGACCGCGTCGCCAGCGCGGCCTTCGCGCTCCCCGACGCCGCCAGCTGGGTCCTCCTCAGctgccgccacggccgcgcgcTCCTCCGCAGTCGACCCGGCTGGCTCCAGCTCCTCGTCTGGGACCCCatcacccgccaccgccgctgcgtcCGCCTCAGCCGGCTCGGATGCCACGTCAAGGCGTGCAATGCCACCGTTCTTGGCGACCCGGTCGGCGTGGGCCGCCGCGAGGGCTCCTTCCGCGTGGCCTTCGTCTTCACCGGCAACGGCCGCGCGTCCGCCTGCGTCTACTCGTCTGAGACTAGCGCCTGGGGCAGGCTGATCACGGCGGAGGCGCCTTGCGACGACGTCTGCGACAAGCCCAGCGCGCTGGTCGGGGACGCGGTCTACTGGTTGCTTGACGAGGGTGGCATCCTCGAGCTCCATCTGGGCAAAGAGAGTTTGGCCTcggtggagccgccgccgcacgcgcagAGCCATTACCTGGGGAACATCCAGCTCATGGAGTCTGAGGCCGGCGTGCTGGGCCTCGCTGACGTGAAGCAGTACAGCCTGCATCTGTGGGTGCGGGAGGCCGACGGTGATGGCAATGCGAATTGGGTGCTGCGCACTGCATTTGACCTTAGCGTGTTCGCTCCGCCGCCAGGGATGACTCCTCGGATCACGTTTGTGCCGCCTATCAAGATACTTGGGGTTGATGAGGGTGGCGATTTCGCATTTCTAAGGACCATATGCGGAATCTATATGCTCTCCCTCGACGCTGTGGCAGTGCAGCTCGAGAAGGTCTCTGATGCTGGCCTCATGGAGATTGTTTGTCCTTGCTCAAGCTTTTTTGTCGCAG CGCCTTCACATGGCGAACCTTGCCGCAAATTTGCAGAAAAATAA
- the LOC120647977 gene encoding zinc finger MYM-type protein 1-like, with the protein MERFIRKEPQVSHPGNQGQGSTQNTSVPNANEPNDGETQVENTIPTDEIEIENIEEVPNNSDNMDGTSTDVNLELDSSSRDANVDTSFSPDIFDPRYWDSLDPRQVDILAKKGPKRDLSIKKGPKDRYSRRWSARSYIRILPNGEKCNRDWLVYSKELDRVFCFSCKLFTNGHRKGQLANDGFNDWTHLYERITEHETSSDHVLTMTTWYDLRNNLEKGKGIDKVAQRQLEKEKEHWRKVLFRIVAIVKFLAKHSLAFRGHNSKLYDDSNGNFLGLIEMLAEFDPVIQEHVRRITNEETHVHYLGPRIQNELIHLLASAIKSETIEKIKNAKYFSVLLDCTPDASHQEQMSLIIRYVDLSSNDVKIEESFMGFLDVNDTTGQGLFDVLVSELKNLGLDIDDVRGQGYDNGSNMKGKNQGVQKKLLDVNPRAFYSACGCHSLNLTLCDMAKACAKDFFGIIQRIYTTFAKSTKKWQILKDNISGLTLKSVSATRWESRIESVKAIRFQCADIREALLQVSDIDNDPGSSSEAKGLANNELGEFEFIVAIVIWYEVLYAVNLVSKHLQAKDMLIDIAIEKVEGLISFFKNYRETGFLEALETAKGIALEMDIGTTFRKKRVIKRKRQFDETSDDTNLATQSAEESFRISYFIPIVDQAIASLTRRFEQYQSYQKNFGFLFTSEALKSLDAKSLKSSCQNLEAILTKDGKSDIAASELYVELKFLQDFIPKDDMGPVEILKFLKRHDCFPNASIAYRIMLTIPVTVASAERSFSKLKLLKSYLRSTMTQERLNDLAMIALESDMLEKIDYERIVEDFISKNAQRIKFFK; encoded by the exons ATGGAAAGGTTTATTAGGAAAGAACCACAAGTTTCTCACCCCGGTAATCAGGGGCAGGGCAGTACACAAAATACTAGTGTTCCCAATGCCAATGAACCAAATGATGGTGAGACACAGGTAGAAAATACTATTCCTACGGATGAGATAGAGATAGAAAATATTGAGGAAGTTCCTAATAATAGTGATAACATGGATGGCACTAGCACTGATGTTAACTTGGAATTGGATAGTTCTTCTCGTGATGCCAATGTGGATACTTCTTTTTCGCCAGACATATTTGATCCAAGGTATTGGGATTCCCTTGATCCTAGGCAGGTTGATATTTTAGCAAAAAAAGGTCCTAAAAGAGATTTATCCATTAAGAAAGGTCCCAAGGATAGATATTCTAGGAGGTGGTCGGCACGATCCTATATTAGAATCCTACCAAATGGGGAGAAGTGCAATAGAGATTGGCTTGTGTATTCCAAAGAACTAGATAGAGTTTTTTGCTTCAGCTGTAAATTGTTTACAAATGGGCATCGGAAAGGTCAGTTAGCAAATGATGGGTTTAATGATTGGACACATCTTTATGAAAGAATTACAGAGCATGAAACAAGTTCTGATCATGTTTTGACTATGACTACTTGGTATGATCTACGTAATAACTTGGAAAAGGGTAAAGGTATTGATAAAGTTGCTCAACGACAacttgagaaagaaaaagagcacTGGAGAAAAGTTCTCTTCAGAATAGTGGCCATTGTAAAATTTCTAGCCAAGCATAGTCTAGCATTTCGTGGCCATAATAGCAAACTGTATGATGATAGCAATGGGAATTTCTTGGGTTTGATTGAAATGTTGGCTGAATTTGATCCAGTTATTCAAGAGCATGTTCGTCGTATTACAAACGAAGAAACTCATGTCCATTATCTGGGACCTAGAATTCAGAATGAGTTGATACACCTGCTTGCTTCTGCTATTAAGTctgaaactattgagaaaatAAAGAATGCAAAGTATTTCTCTGTCCTTCTTGATTGTACCCCTGATGCAAGCCACCAAGAACAAATGTCTTTGATTATAAGATATGTGGATTTATCTTCAAATGATGTTAAAATTGAAGAATCATTTATGGGATTTTTAGATGTAAATGATACAACTGGGCAAGGCCTTTTTGATGTCCTAGTAAGTGAATTAAAGAATCTTGGTCTTGATATAGATGATGTGAGAGGACAAGGCTATGATAATGGGTCAAATATGAAAGGAAAAAATCAAGGAGTACAAAAGAAACTCTTGGATGTAAATCCTAGAGCTTTCTATTCTGCTTGTGGTTGCCATAGCCTTAATTTAACACTTTGTGATATGGCCAAGGCTTGTGCTAAAGACTTCTTTGGAATAATCCAACGCATCTACACAACTTTTGCTAAGTCAACTAAGAAATGGCAGATTTTGAAAGATAACATATCAGGATTGACTCTCAAGTCGGTGTCAGCTACACGTTGGGAGAGTCGCATTGAAAGTGTTAAAGCTATTAGATTTCAATGCGCAGACATTCGAGAGGCTCTACTTCAG GTATCCGATATTGATAATGATCCTGGATCAAGTAGCGAGGCTAAAGGTTTGGCAAATAATGAACTTGGAGAGTTTGAATTTATAGTGGCAATAGTCATTTGGTATGAAGTATTGTATGCTGTTAATTTAGTGAGCAAACATTTGCAAGCAAAGGATATGCTTATCGATATTGCTATTGAGAAAGTGGAAGGGTTGATTTCTTTCTTCAAAAACTACAGGGAAACTGGTTTCTTGGAGGCACTAGAGACAGCCAAAGGAATTGCGCTTGAGATGGATATTGGAACAACATTTCGTAAGAAACGAGTaattaaaagaaaaagacaatttGATGAGACCTCTGATGACACAAATTTGGCCACACAGTCTGCCGAAGAATCATTTAGAATCAGCTATTTCATTCCCATTGTTGATCAGGCTATTGCCTCACTTACAAGAAGATTTGAACAGTATCAAAGTTATCAGAAAAATTTTGGTTTCTTATTTACTTCTGAAGCATTGAAATCATTGGATGCTAAGAGCTTGAAATCATCTTGTCAGAATCTTGAAGCTATCCTTACAAAAGATGGAAAATCCGATATTGCTGCTAGTGAACTGTACGTGGAGTTGAAGTTCCTTCAAGATTTCATTCCTAAAGATGATATGGGGCCAgttgaaattttgaaatttttgaagcGACATGATTGCTTTCCAAATGcaagcattgcatatagaattaTGTTGACTATTCCTGTGACTGTTGCATCAGCGGAACGAAGCTTTTCAAAATTGAAGCTATTAAAGTCCTACTTGCGCTCTACAATGACACAGGAAAGGCTCAACGATTTGGCTATGATAGCACTTGAAAGTGACATGCTGGAGAAGATTGATTATGAGCGCATCGTTGAAGATTTTATTTCAAAGAATGCCCAAAGAATAAAGTTCTTCAAGTGA
- the LOC120651373 gene encoding uncharacterized protein LOC120651373 isoform X1, protein MGSMISRPRQRAHAPQPPTLPLDDDDLLSEILLRLPRHPACLLRASLVCTRWRRLLRDPGFLRRSRAFHRTPPVLGLFRISQRSGRFVPVGEAPDRVASAAFALPDAASWVLLSCRHGRALLRSRPGWLQLLVWDPITRHRRCVRLSRLGCHVKACNATVLGDPVGVGRREGSFRVAFVFTGNGRASACVYSSETSAWGRLITAEAPCDDVCDKPSALVGDAVYWLLDEGGILELHLGKESLASVEPPPHAQSHYLGNIQLMESEAGVLGLADVKQYSLHLWVREADGDGNANWVLRTAFDLSVFAPPPGMTPRITFVPPIKILGVDEGGDFAFLRTICGIYMLSLDAVAVQLEKVSDAGLMEIVCPCSSFFVAGGGGGGGEDGHGNSKTENHNSLRSLH, encoded by the exons ATGGGAAGCATGATCTCCAGGCCGCGGCAGCGAGCGCACGCGCCGCAGCCGCCAACGCTGCCgctggacgacgacgacctccTCTCCGAGAtccttctccgcctcccgcgGCACCCGGCCTGCCTCCTCCGCGCCTCCCTCGTCTGCACGCGCTGGCGCCGCCTGCTCCGCGACCCGggcttcctccgccgctcccGCGCATTCCACCGAACACCGCCCGTGCTCGGCCTCTTCCGCATCTCCCAGCGCAGTGGCCGATTCGTCCCCGTCGGAGAGGCCCCGGACCGCGTCGCCAGCGCGGCCTTCGCGCTCCCCGACGCCGCCAGCTGGGTCCTCCTCAGctgccgccacggccgcgcgcTCCTCCGCAGTCGACCCGGCTGGCTCCAGCTCCTCGTCTGGGACCCCatcacccgccaccgccgctgcgtcCGCCTCAGCCGGCTCGGATGCCACGTCAAGGCGTGCAATGCCACCGTTCTTGGCGACCCGGTCGGCGTGGGCCGCCGCGAGGGCTCCTTCCGCGTGGCCTTCGTCTTCACCGGCAACGGCCGCGCGTCCGCCTGCGTCTACTCGTCTGAGACTAGCGCCTGGGGCAGGCTGATCACGGCGGAGGCGCCTTGCGACGACGTCTGCGACAAGCCCAGCGCGCTGGTCGGGGACGCGGTCTACTGGTTGCTTGACGAGGGTGGCATCCTCGAGCTCCATCTGGGCAAAGAGAGTTTGGCCTcggtggagccgccgccgcacgcgcagAGCCATTACCTGGGGAACATCCAGCTCATGGAGTCTGAGGCCGGCGTGCTGGGCCTCGCTGACGTGAAGCAGTACAGCCTGCATCTGTGGGTGCGGGAGGCCGACGGTGATGGCAATGCGAATTGGGTGCTGCGCACTGCATTTGACCTTAGCGTGTTCGCTCCGCCGCCAGGGATGACTCCTCGGATCACGTTTGTGCCGCCTATCAAGATACTTGGGGTTGATGAGGGTGGCGATTTCGCATTTCTAAGGACCATATGCGGAATCTATATGCTCTCCCTCGACGCTGTGGCAGTGCAGCTCGAGAAGGTCTCTGATGCTGGCCTCATGGAGATTGTTTGTCCTTGCTCAAGCTTTTTTGTCGCAG gtggaggcggtggtggtggggagGATGGCCACGGAAACAGTAAAACTGAGAACCATAATTCACTAAGGTCACTCCATTGA